The DNA sequence AAATCAAGTTGGAGCCCGCTACAATCTACGCTATGAACCAAATGCAGAATAACCAGTCCATCCTGGTGCTCTGCCCCTTCAACTTCTTCAGCCAAGACATGATACGCTTCTACCTTGCCAAAAACGGCAACGACCAAATCCGTGTCAGCCAATACCCCGCGCAGCCCGTCGATACCTATACGCCGCAGTTCAACATAACCGAACTCATCGGCCTCTGCAAACAAAACCATGTTAAGTACCTCTTCGCCTACGAAAACGGAGGAACCACTCCATACTATAATACTACACTAAATCTTCAGGAAATTTTTGTGCAAATCTATGCTTCAGGCAATTTCAGCGAGATTTCAACGCAAGCCACCTTTGGCGCTAACCCACGCAGGGTAATGGTGCTGACTTTTCTGGGTTAGAATCAGTCGGATTTGCTATTGAGGTATCTTGTCTGAGGCGGCATTCACCCTCAACCCTGTACCCGCCAACTTGATTAAGAAAGCTATGCTTTACCAAATAAACCCGATTACCCAACCAGAAATCTAATATGGCGATAAAATAGTTTGATAGCATCGCGGGGCAGAATATGACAGCAGAGAACGCTTACAGCGCGGATTTTCCATCCGAAGTCATCAGGGAAGGCAAAGTGCAAGTGCTGGTGCCTGACCTTAAAGCCTACGGCGTAACCCCCAGCGACTACGCGCCCTCCAAAGCCCCCGTCTTCTATAACCCCGTCATGGAGTTCAACCGCGACCTCTCCGTGCTGGCGCTCAGAGCCTACCGCCACATGATCGGCCACGACGTAACCATCTGTGAGCCACTCGCCAGCCAAGGCATCCGCGGCATCCGCTATGCCGCAGAAGTCGACGGTGCAGAGGTGCTTATCGGCGACATCAGTAGCAAAGCCGTTGAAGTTGCCCAGCACAACATAGAATTAAACCAGCTTCAAGAAAAAATAACGCTCAAGCACAGCGACGCCAACCGCACACTCATCCACCATGCCTCGCCCAAGAAACGCTTCGATGCAATCGACATCGACCCCTTCGGCACCCCCGCGCCGTATTTGGAGTCGGCGTTTCGCGCCCTCAAAAACAAGGGGTTGCTGGCGGCGACGGCGACGGATCTCGCGCCCCTCTGTGGCGTCCACGCAAAAGCCTGCCTGCGCAAGTATGGTGGCAAGCCATTGCGCACCGAGTACTGCCATGAGTTGGCGGTTCGGCTTTTAGCGGGTAGCATGGCGGCGGCTGCGGCAAAGCAGGATGTCGGCATCCAGATTCTGTTCAGTCACAGCAGCGACCACTACATCCGCGTCTACGCCCAAATAGGCTACGGTGCCAAACGCGCGGATGAGAGCCTCAAAAGCGTCGGCTACATCCTTAACTGCTTTAGCTGTATGCACCGCGAAATCGCCCACAGCCTCTTCGGCTGCCCCACGTGCCATGAATGCGGGTCGCGCATGGATTGGGCAGGGCCGCTTTGGACGGGGAAAATCGCGGATGAAGCCTTCGTGGAGCAAATGCAGCTGGAAAACCAAACTGCCGCATTTAGGAACCACGCAAAAATCGCCAAGCTCCTCACGCTAATCAAAGCCGAAGCCACAATGCCCCCAACCTACTACGTCATCGATAAACTCAGTGGAAAACTCGATTTGCCCGCCCCCGCAAACCAAACCTTCCTCTCTGCCCTGCAGCAGTCAGGTTTTCAAGCTGTGCTTACCCACTTCAACCCAAGGGGCATAAAAACCGACGCCCCAGCATTACACTTACACAAGATTCTTCGGAAACTCGCCGCTCAATAAGCAGTACTTGGGTTTTGAGCATAAATTCTTAAGATACCTCAATTAGATATGCGCTATTGAGAAGATGCATTGCCTTAACTATTTCGTACAAATAGCGTTGGATGACAGGCTCTGTGGTAGATGCGGTGCCGCTGTGAAATCGCAGCTACCCCAAAGCCAAGGCGCTGACGCTGAGAAAGGTAAGCCCGAGTCTAATTTGTCAATTGCTTTACGTTAGGCGTAGGTGTGGCTTTGTTCGTTGTGGGAATTTTCATAGCTTTAGCCCTCAACAGCTTATACTATCAGCAGATCAGCTATTTGGAATCTGAGGGCTTACAGGTAAGCATCTTTTCATCTGGCTTCAATGACATGATTTTCCTAATTGCCACTGGAGCCCTAATTACCATCATGGGCTTATCCATGCTGGTGCTGGGCAGTCTAAGCTACTTCAGCAGAACCGTCAGAGAAGGGATGGCGAGAAAAGATACCTCCGCCCGTATAGGCAACGGGTTAATGACTGGCGGATTTATTGCTACTGCACTCGGCTCCGCTAACTTAGTAAAACAGTTCTACCGGCAATCCAGCGTAGGCTAGTATGAACCTGTCTTGTACTTTTTCATAATTGGGGGCTTAGTAGCAGTTTTCCTCGGCGCGCTTTTAATCCGAAGCTCATACATGCGCAGTCTTGCTGCAACAAAAGTTTAAAGGCGAAACCGCTGTTTCTAACAGTTAAGTAGTGAATAGTCATGAATGACAGAATCGCAGTTATCGGCGCAGGCATGATGGGCAGCGCCATAATCAAGAGCCTCCATAAAGGCGGCT is a window from the Candidatus Bathyarchaeota archaeon genome containing:
- a CDS encoding tRNA (guanine(10)-N(2))-dimethyltransferase — protein: MTAENAYSADFPSEVIREGKVQVLVPDLKAYGVTPSDYAPSKAPVFYNPVMEFNRDLSVLALRAYRHMIGHDVTICEPLASQGIRGIRYAAEVDGAEVLIGDISSKAVEVAQHNIELNQLQEKITLKHSDANRTLIHHASPKKRFDAIDIDPFGTPAPYLESAFRALKNKGLLAATATDLAPLCGVHAKACLRKYGGKPLRTEYCHELAVRLLAGSMAAAAAKQDVGIQILFSHSSDHYIRVYAQIGYGAKRADESLKSVGYILNCFSCMHREIAHSLFGCPTCHECGSRMDWAGPLWTGKIADEAFVEQMQLENQTAAFRNHAKIAKLLTLIKAEATMPPTYYVIDKLSGKLDLPAPANQTFLSALQQSGFQAVLTHFNPRGIKTDAPALHLHKILRKLAAQ